A portion of the Acidisarcina polymorpha genome contains these proteins:
- a CDS encoding CRTAC1 family protein: MMVPILQWSKASTWSRRYLLKMISTFAASAAFPVGHLNGEPVIKRAAPFSHFVDVTKSAGLNEIQFYGEGDHATYIIEIMGGGCAFFDYDNDGWMDIFILGGRRLSEIPPGASNRLYHNNRNGTFTDVTKEAGLQDAGWAVGVCVGDYNNDGFEDLYVTYFGQNRLYRNNGNGTFTDVTKEAGLNSASVRFGSGCTFVDYNRDGWLDLFVANYADVDLAKLPKPSLEQPNCNFEGVPVNCGPSGLPVPTHSLYRNNGDGTFTDVSKESGIAAMRGSYGLTAVAFDADEDGWPDIFVACDSTPSLLLMNNHDGTFREEALLRGLALNDQGIEMAGMGVGVGDYRCDGHLDIVRTHFTNQPTGLYHSLGKGEFEDLTAKSGLMHEQRFVSWGVGLVDLDNDGYPDIFLVTGQVYPELEAKYLKYPRRGPRLLFRNLGDGTFQELDEKSMPALASRHVSRGCAFGDFDNDGDLDIIIMNQNEPPSLLRNDAPTGNHWIKIRLQGTKSNRSAIGAKVFIRSNGKLQVQELLSQSSYVSSNDPRLHFGLGRADKVDVEIRWPLGAIEIHKAMDSNQLVTFREGCASFHAEKL, from the coding sequence ATGATGGTACCTATTTTGCAATGGTCAAAGGCTTCGACATGGTCGCGTCGCTATCTCTTGAAGATGATTTCGACCTTTGCAGCATCCGCAGCGTTCCCGGTCGGACATCTCAACGGCGAACCGGTTATTAAGCGTGCGGCTCCGTTCTCACACTTTGTGGATGTAACTAAATCCGCGGGTCTCAACGAGATCCAGTTCTACGGAGAAGGAGATCACGCCACTTACATCATCGAGATTATGGGGGGGGGCTGCGCCTTCTTTGACTACGACAACGACGGCTGGATGGACATTTTTATTCTTGGGGGGCGCAGACTGTCAGAAATCCCGCCAGGAGCCAGCAATCGTCTCTACCACAACAATCGCAACGGGACGTTCACCGACGTGACGAAGGAAGCTGGTCTGCAGGACGCCGGCTGGGCCGTGGGGGTCTGCGTGGGTGATTACAACAATGATGGCTTCGAGGATCTCTATGTGACGTATTTTGGTCAGAACCGTCTCTATCGCAATAATGGCAATGGCACATTCACCGACGTCACAAAGGAGGCAGGACTGAATAGCGCTTCAGTCCGCTTTGGATCTGGATGCACTTTTGTGGATTACAACCGAGACGGCTGGCTTGATCTATTCGTCGCGAACTATGCTGATGTCGATCTGGCGAAGTTGCCCAAGCCATCGCTGGAACAACCTAATTGCAACTTCGAAGGAGTACCGGTCAACTGCGGACCCTCAGGCCTCCCTGTCCCAACGCATTCGTTGTACCGCAACAATGGAGACGGCACCTTCACGGATGTTTCGAAGGAGTCTGGTATTGCGGCGATGCGTGGTTCGTACGGCCTCACCGCGGTGGCCTTCGATGCGGACGAGGACGGATGGCCCGACATTTTCGTTGCCTGCGACTCCACACCCAGCCTGCTGCTGATGAACAATCACGACGGCACATTTCGTGAGGAAGCTCTCTTGCGCGGACTTGCTCTCAATGACCAAGGCATTGAAATGGCGGGCATGGGTGTCGGAGTGGGCGACTACCGCTGCGATGGCCATCTCGATATTGTCCGCACGCATTTTACAAATCAACCCACTGGCCTCTACCATTCTCTGGGCAAAGGCGAGTTCGAGGATCTTACTGCGAAGTCTGGATTGATGCACGAACAACGCTTCGTAAGTTGGGGCGTCGGACTCGTCGACCTCGACAACGACGGTTACCCTGACATCTTCCTTGTTACCGGCCAGGTCTATCCGGAGCTCGAAGCAAAGTACCTCAAGTATCCACGTCGTGGCCCGCGCTTGTTATTCCGCAATCTAGGAGACGGCACCTTTCAGGAGCTTGATGAGAAAAGCATGCCAGCGCTCGCTTCGCGTCATGTCAGTCGTGGCTGCGCCTTCGGCGATTTCGACAACGACGGTGACCTCGACATTATAATCATGAATCAAAATGAACCACCGTCGCTATTAAGGAATGACGCCCCAACCGGAAATCATTGGATCAAGATCCGGCTGCAAGGGACAAAGAGCAATCGCAGCGCGATTGGAGCTAAAGTATTTATCCGCAGTAATGGGAAATTGCAGGTCCAAGAGCTGCTCAGCCAATCCAGTTACGTATCTTCGAACGACCCACGCCTGCACTTCGGCCTCGGACGAGCAGACAAAGTAGACGTCGAGATTCGATGGCCGTTGGGCGCAATTGAGATTCACAAGGCCATGGATTCGAATCAGTTGGTCACATTCCGCGAAGGCTGTGCATCCTTTCACGCTGAAAAGCTTTGA